taaattaaatgatttgtgatacgcgATCTTAAGTCCcaaattaattcaaatgatttgtgttACATGACCCAATTGGAgcacttcgaaacagtgaatcacttTGCGACGctatggtttaactgattcagagttttgaaaaacttttcaaaaacgtTTGCTTTTTCCATCGGGTTTCCATCActacatgcttttttaaattgttacaagCAGTGTCAAAATTCATAAATGATTGGCCCTTTTAATTTGatctaggttttttttttttttttgctagtgaatcatttgaaatgaatgatcaaagtcatAAGTTTTAAACTATCGGAGcgggttccagcgtaaatgactcactcaactgatttggttcatctgttcctcttttcgcatCTTCAACCATGTATACACAACATTGTCAGTattactactggcttagctctctagttttatgttgttgttttttttagtatagaTTTTTGCAATTATTGAAATCAAACACTtgaattgaaattaaaaacttattttaaagatacattgtctttcaataatttaacCACTTCTCatgtacctcttcaggaatattgctattttcaagggttttccggggcttaaaaagtttaaaaaaagtcaaactcaagtacttcaagcactttaaaggaacactccacttttttttaaaaaataggctcattttccaactcccctaaacagttgagttttaccgttttcgaatccttTCAGCCGAtttccgggtctggcggtagcacttttatcatagcttagcatagatcattgaatctgattagactgttagcatcttgctcaaaaatgaccaaagagtttgactcttctgtagttacattgtgtactaagacagatggaaaatgaaaagttgcgattttctaggccgatagggctaggaactatactctctgTTTAACTCTACactgtaacaaataaaaaacaatttgttgagtcagcttaaaataatttgttaccctgctgccttaaaattttaagttcagtcaactaaaataagtttattcaacttgaaatgttaagttgtactaagtaacaacttagatatttgtgtttgctaaacttaacagatgggtaagtaacccagctgccttaaaattttaggttgatttaactcaaatatctaagttgtcacttaatataatttaacatttcaagttgaataaactttttttgagttgactgaatttaaaattttaaggcagccaggttacaaattattttaagttgactcaacaaattgtttttttacagtgtaggggaGTTGGAAATTAAGcttattatcaaaaaaaaagtggagtgttcctttaagcaccttgtacgaaccctgttcGATGGTAAACGCcatgtcatgaaactctagatggtgcagGCTGGTAAGTTgttaatgcaaactgatgatattcacagcattaaacaacttggcacaagctgattgattcatgttgcatacgcagccaatgagcttgctgctcacATTTAAATTGCTGGTTAGTATTAACTAGAGCATTTTGCAGTGcactttcagagttcctctgaaacccatAGATCTGCTACGTTATTATacatgctatttgtgcagcagcagtatgtctgaAACACTCACAGCAGTATATCGCCGTACTTGTtttgcagcagcaataatctacaacaacagcaataaccaacagcagcagcaattcagcagcatagcagatctattcttCCAAGATCAAATACATTAGCagtgtcatatccattaccatgctaaaattcTGAAGCATTGTCATGATAGAACTTCCAACTGTCTGGGCAACTGTCATACATGTGTTTATGAGTTCACACTTCATGTAAATGTCAGCACATTGTGAAGTACATCGTCACTTCTCACGCGAGTTTCACTTGTATGACAGTTGGCTGGAAGCGACGttctatcatttaaaaaaaaatgtagatctatacaggtggagctggggaaggggAAGGGTTTCTGAACCACActgcaactgctacagcaagcactagccaagtgtttgaatgttgagcagcaagctcattggctctATGTCAGATTAAGTTAGACCTATCAGACTGCTATCTAGAGGTTCATGACAGAGCTTTtggatttaattaatataattctaAAGTAACCAGACATTAgaaataaaacatggaaaaatagCTATTTGAATAAAACGAATACCTTTTTTAACTGTGTTACTATCCTGGGTTATGGTGCATATAGGGCACAGCCACAGTTGGAGAGCCGCTAATTTAGTGCATTCACCCTGCAGTGTTCAATCAAGTTCAGATTTCGCCCACATCCCCACTGCAAAATGATATTTCCATTGCAATACCAAGCAAGAAAGTTTGAACAACCTTGGACAGCGTCTTAACACAGCCTACACAGGAACTGTAATTACAATTATACCACAATGATTGCAATTACTGTTAGTACAAATGACAATTACAATGATGGAATGAAAGGAAGGAAATTTTGTTTCCTGTTTCGGAAGAAGAGTAAAACTCAAAGTCATCATCATGAAGCATCTTTCTAATCAAGCTAATACTAAAACACGAATAACCTGTGAGTCAGCTACTACTGCTCATGAAAGAGTTGACATTTTTGAGAACTACTGTAATCCTGACCGTGGGAATTATACTGCCAGTGTTCACTCCTTTACTGCAAATTCCACTCTCCTCCACCAGTACTGCTAGTTTAGATACAACACTAAATCAATTTCACAGAGCTCCACTGGAGTGCATTCCACAGCGAGCCAAACCCCGGGTCCCCAGCACAGCGATCGTGAGATGAAGACAGGGTGTGTGCTTGAACAGACTTTACTAGagtgataaaataaaacatttgacagTATATAAGGACAGGCAGTGAGAATAAACACTGTATAATGCGATTAACATCACATTCCTGTTATCCCTCTAAGAACTCTCTGAGAGACGGAAAGGAAGGGAGAAAGAAGTCACAAAAAGAtaagagagggagaaagaaaagaaagaaaatggccTAGTTGTATCCTCAAGCATCTACAAAGGAGCTATTTCTGGTCCTTGGATGACAGCCAAAGCTAGACTACAAAAAATGTCCATCAGATCTGAATGAAAGTGTGAGGAGACATTAACGTCTGATATATCAGATATACTcagttttaataacatttttaggcaGAGTAAATACACAAGAGTGGCATTTTTAGAGCACATCTGGCTTTGATTACAAAACGTGTTATTGCCATATATTCCCTTTCGCTTACAAAAACATTCCTTCCCTTCCCCTATTCTTTCTGTCAatcatttttcacatttcacttGTAGATTTCCATGCTCAGATTTCATCCTTTCCACTAGCATCACCACATTTCCTTACCACTGCTGAATGCCTGCTTTTTCTCATTCACCCTTTCCAAATCAAACAGACTGTTTTGGCCACAGGCTGACAGAAGGTCTATGGCAGAGTCTTAAATGGAAATTCTTTGGCAGGAACATGACAGAATAAGCATATAATTCATAATGGTTAAATGTATAGCAGAAATCTGGGTGGTTCTCTTTTACAGAAATACTCAAATGTCAAGTACTAAGATTAAAGCTGGTGTTTACTTATAAATAAGCACTTTCATACCTCGCTGAAACGTAAAAGCAATTTTGATATCCTATCTGAATCCATGCCCACTGAAAACACAGAGTCAGCATGACAGAAAAAGAACTAGTGTGAACAACTGCTCAGGGATACAGACCATGAAAATCCCTTAAAGTACCTTAGTTTAGGCATTTATATACACAAAGTGACTGTGTTGATTTTGTGTGCTAGACAAGTAAGTAAGATTAAACAACAGCAAAGTGGTTGTAATGAGGCACTTCATTTCCTAaacctaaaatgtaagtcaatatTTATGGGAATGTTAAAGGATTATTTTGCCAtgctttcttcagtcaaaaagaaggtttttgaggaaaaattccaggattttctccatatagtggacttcaatggggatcatgggttgaaggtccaaattgcagtttcactgcagcttcaaagggctctacatgatcccaggcaaggaataagggtcttacatagcaaacattttctaaaaaatacaaattgtatACTGCGCTCTTATaatactccatcatttttggtcatacagataagagtaatacatcttttgaatctgtaatgacgtttatttgtgcacactcataataacaacaaaaccttgcgcttttgtaaaataattaaagcataCAAGATTTATCTGCCGTTTTGGTCTTTGTGAACTTGAGTGTGAAACTACGAAACTCTGTGCATACATGCCTGAAACatgagacatgaaaaatatatctatagagagtgcagtgtctacttttaaatgaaccaattcaaacagaaaacaaatattctcatgTGATCCAtataaaacatgcatacaggtgcatcactCCTGCGGAgatgagtcagtgtcgccgacttcatctcttaagccgaaaacaaagaaagcaacagtctattaataaattattaaaacattaatgcagtctccttgctgttttttcctgacacattcataattattatatctgagctgtggcaagctttttttgcatgagcttgagtgcttattaggctatgtaggcaattaaaggctcattattatgatttatatggtttattaataaatgtgcgacTAATTGTCAACTAATACTTAAAACGAACgactactagttgaccagaaaaatcttttctGGCAGCcctattaaaaagtatatatatttttaattttgtaaaataaaatgacagatcattttactagataagacccttatttcacagctgggattgtgtagagccctctgaagaccttcaacccgttgatctcCAATGAAGtcctctatatggagaaaaatcctggaatttcttcatttcttttcaactgaagaaagaaagacatgaacatcttggatgacatttacaagggtgagtaagttatcaggaaattttaattcaggagtgaactaatcctttaacacaATTCTTTTACTTCCTTGCAAGAACTCGTATTTCCTAAGGAAATCTGGGGAAATGAATTCTTTTTGAGAAATGGCTTCGTGATTTGCAGTTTCCctttttgcatatttgcataGGAGTGGCATGGACTTCTGAAATGAGAAGGAAAACCCCTCTCTGGATTTGGGTTTTTAGTAGCATGTAAATTCATGTTCCAGACTCATTTTTCCTTGACGGTTTCGGTTTTACAGGCATATGTACTTAGAAACTATCATCAAGCAACCAGTAACATAATACTTGTTACTCACAGATCATCATTTCAAGTTAACTTCGATTCGGATGTGACCGAAAGTGGAGATGTCCAAGTAAATGAGCTTTTAACTTTGTAATTAGCTCATCAATTTGCATTAGTTTGACTCATTGAGTCCAGTTCACAGACTGGATGTGAACATGATAGGCAGGCACTATAGCATAGACAGGGTAATAAGCTAATCACAGTCATGATAATGATAAGTAGGAAATCATCCAATTGACAAAGTTATCAGTCAGTCACAGTGACATGAAAGAAAGCTTCCCCATGGGacattttgtctgtattttgcACAATCACAACACCAATAAACTCAACAACTGCACTCTGAAGACTGTTGGAAAGTGTTGCTTTAGAAAAACGAATGCTACTTTTCTTACAATCTTTTTTTGTATCTGCCTCTTCCTCTGAGAAAGCGCCCCTGATGAGCAGGTATACTTAATAAACAGTAAAAGCTGCATGCACAAAGACAAGCAGACACCACATACTACGCCACACCAAATGTCCCCGTCTTCCTGCTGTGAGAAGTTCTTCACATGCTGGTGTTTATTTCTTACCATATGTTTTCAGCAATGCTAATTAGCCAAATATGCACTTCTTTTGATTCTAAAGGTGTGTTTGCAGAGAAAAAAGACTTAGGCATTGATTCACACTTGGTTTCATTTCAGAGAgcctaaatataaatatctgcGGTATAAACAAATATCAAATTCTACTCAACTTGgcaataaatcacattttccaCTGGTGCAACTGTGGACTGTGAGCCAGTCACATGATAGTATGATATAACATACATAGAGACcttaaaaacatacacaggTTTTGCGGTTCCAAATCGCTCCATCTAAGAGTACCTTACAAAACAAGTACATAATGACAACAATATCAATGCCAGAAAACCACATAATGCGCACAGCTAATGCGTAACAATATTTACGCACAAGAGAGACTGTATACCTCTCGGTGGACTTCTAAACAGATTCCCTGCCAAGAAAAATCTGTGTAGCCAATTACACGCAGAGCAAAATCAAGCTCCATTTTGGTACCTAACTAGTAAAACAGTGGGAGATAAATAAGACCATAGACTCTCAATGCTGTAATAAAATAGTCTTATTTCACTGTTCAAAGTCTGTGATTATTTCTACAAGCATTCCATGCATTTTCTCACCTAGTTAATGGGAACAAACGGATACTGAATGTTACAACTGAACTTTTCAGTGCCAAGcactgaaaattatttttagattgtaCCAGTTCTTTTTCAGAATGGCATCTGAGCAGTGGTAGTTGTTTGttacatgcaaacaaaaaataatctcATGCATTCTCACCTGATGTTCTTATGCCTCCAGCTGAGCAATCCTTCATCAGTGAGCTTCCAGGTCTCATTATGTTCCTTGAAGCAGGCTGAACTTCACCCATACTCCTTTGAGCTGTCATTCGACTGTACGCACTGCTAGCAAGGTTGGGGTTCCTCAGGAAAGTGTGATGGTGGATGGCTCTCTCTGCTAGGGGGGGTGATGGTAGGTCTTCATCACCTTCATCATCATCGTCCTGGTACCCTGACCCAGCTTCTGGGTTCAGAACCCTGTTTCCCGGCTCTACCTGACTGCTCTCTCTCCACCTCCATGGCTGATGATGCTCTGCCCACCTAACTTTTGATACAGGTCTTAGATGTGCAGGTCCTATATATGAAAGTGGTGAACTTTTGTGTTTCTCTGCTTGTTTTGAAGGTGTTGATGAAGAGCATGGGGAATTTGAGGGCGGCCCCCTTCTGAAATGGTCTTTCCTGATCTTGCCTTGTCCTAGCATACCCTCTACTCCTTCTCTTTCTCTAACCCTATCATCCACAAACCTTTTATCTCTAGCCTGCTCTCTGTTGTCTTCTCTTTGCCAGCTATTTCTACTGAACCAGTCACTGGGGGAATGAGATGTTACATTAGCGTACGTCCCCTGTGGCTTCCCACCGCAAAGTACGGAGTCACGTCTCAGAAACTTGTGCTTTCTTTTATGGAACTTTGAAGGGGTTAAAATGGGATTTTTGGAGTAGGGGTGCACATAAGAGGGTAAAAAGGGTGATGATGGGTATATCGTTGCAGATGGAGGGTATCCTCTATACAGTCCAAAACCAAATGAAGTGGTGGAGAGTGGCATTTTGTATGGCGGGTGGTAACAGCCACCTCCTGACAGTGGGAACCCAAGTTTGTGCACTACTGGACAATGTGTGACAATATGTTCACCAGGTTGAGAAGGACACCCATTGTTCCTCTTAAAATCTGCCATTCCGACATAATGCAGAGAATCACGTGAAAAGTCTGACTGAGGTGAGTAGTAACCACTGAAGTTGATCTGAAACATAGCTGGATGATGAAGGTTTTGCGGTAGACACTGAAGAACGTGAGGGTGAGCTTTTCCTTTCCCACTCTTCCGTCCAGATTTTGCTTCATCCCCACACCCTCGTAACGAGATATGATGCACAATGCGAATCGCACTAAGTCTGACCACTAATTCCTCAATCTCTGCCAGAAAGGCAGGGTCTTGTCTTTTGGCCCTGAGTTGAAGATACTTTTTCTTACATTTGTGTTTATGCCTCCTGATCTTATCATGGCTGAAGCAATTGTGACCTTTTCTATGGCACTTGTATTTGAGACTTTCCTGCTCCATCAAGACAGATCGTCCAAGGTGTGTAGATCTGCGGTCTTGAATCCTTACAGAGCCCAACTGGGATGTGGCTGAAGGGCACGGTGTAGACTGCGAGGAGGACGGAGTTTTCGATTTCTCTTCGTGCACTGGTTTAACTTTTTGGGAGCTGGTTACCTTCGGAGCAGAATGTTGATCATATTCACGGTTCCCAAGATGAAGCTTTCTTCGGAAAGAACTAGGAGTGGGCGAAGGGGACTCGAGATGTTTAAATGAGTAGGTAGACCCGCACAAAGGAGACTGGCTATCAAACGAATGGCTATGTTCACCAGAGGTGGACCAAGAGTTTAGCTGATTAGAAGACTCTGTCAAGACTTGCTGGGACTTTTGTCCCACAACTTGTTCAGAGTCTTGCCCAGGAGTTTCTTTTTGAGTTTTAGGTTTACGACCTCTCCTCTTTCCTATGTAGATAGTCCCACGTTTGCTGATATTAATTTGAGGACCAAGCTTTCCACCAAAAGAGTTAACAAGTGAGGATAAAGAGTGAGCTCCATCTGAAGCCGAACTATTGGCATCACCTTCATTGTCTTTCTGAGTAAAACCAGATTTGTAACTTTGGCTCTGCCCTGAAAGAAACTGTGTGAGTACTTTATCCTTTTTCTTGACTCTCATCttattaatatttgtgataattGTCTTCATTATCAACCTGTTTCGTTTGCGGCTGATTTGAGCATCTCTAGCTTTAGACAAGGAGGGTTTGAGTTTTCCTTCAGCACCCTTCTTCCCAGATGCTGAGTTTAGTGACTTAGATCTCTTTTTCTGGGCAGACGAGGAACATTTGGAATGACCGAGTGTTTTGGGAGTTGGCTTTGGGAGATTCTCTGGATCAGGGACATTCGCATGTTCAATTATGGGGAATTTAGTAGAGGATTTTTGAGACTTACTTTCCTGAAGAGTCCCTTCCAACCTGGTCACTTTTGGACGACCCCTTTTCTTAGGAGGGGACTCAAAGGAAAAGGTTTCTGAACTGGGTGGTGCATTTTGGAGTTGTTTAGATTTAGGAGGTTGTCCAACTTGTCTTGATTTACCCTGCTGTGATGACAATGCCTTTGATGACTTTATGGAAGGAATTTTTTTAAGGTTTGATTTTTGTGGTATCTTTTTACAGGCAGCAGAACTAACATTTGCGGTCTTCGCCAGATCCATCTTCTCACCTTGATTTTCCATCTTAGTCATCTGAACACTTCTTTGTTTCTTCTGTGACAAGATGTTTTGTTTGGGATGTAAAGGTGGCTCATCACTTGGAACAGAACTGTTAAATTGAGAATCTGCACTCCCAGGGGTTTGAGAGGAACACGGCACATCTTTGTCCTGGTTTGAACTATGCCTAGCTCTTTTCTTATTCTTGTCAGTGATATGCCCCACCCTACTACCATCTTTTGGCTGTACAGCAACAGCTTGGGCAGGTTCCATTGTCATCTTTCTGGTGCCATCTATGGCATCACTTTCATTATACTTCTTATTTCTACCTCTATTCTCCAGTGACTCTGGCGTACAAGTGCTGTTCTCAGGAGTTGCTGATTCGGCAGATTTATCTGAAGCAGTAAGGAGCAACGGTGTCTTGATAGAGGGACTCTGCTGATGCAATAACCCATTTTCCTTACTCCTACTGTTAGTTATGGTGTTACTCATGTTTTTGGAACATGCAGAATCTCCATCTTCTTTCTctgttgtatttaaaacattgtcAACATTACTTTCCCTGATTCTGCTCTTTTTTGGAGGGCAGGGAGTTTGCTTTACTAAACTATCACCAGATGATATTGGAAATGATGTGGTTTCATTGTCATTTTCAACACTGGAAGAAGACTGCTGAGATGTCTGGGCATTCAACGTCATATCATTTGAACCATGTGAACTGAGGGAGGAGGTCATTGCTTCTCCAGTTGGGTGATCATCTGCCTTGTCTTTTTGAGCATTTAAAACTTGGGTGCTGTCTTGTTGACTGGAGCTCTGTTGTAATGAGGAAGGTGGAGAAGGAGCAGCTGGAGGTGAATACGTCTGCTTCAACAAGGTAGAGGAGGTTATCCTATCTGAAAGTGGTACTTTGCTATCTGTGTGTGGTTGAACTGCATACGAAGGTCCATCTGATGTTAATAATGACTTTGAGTCAGTCTTCCTCATGTGCTTTGATGGAGCCTGTTGGAAGAAAGGACATGTGTTGACCAGAATTCATCAGGAAATGTCTGAAGATATTCAGTCATTCAGGTCACTCAAGGATATCCAGTGAAATTAAATCAAAGGCAGCCTGGAGTAGCTATAAATTTGAGGAAATGTGACAGGCGATGACTCCGACAGACTTTGACTTAATTTCACtgacattttataataacaCATCACTAAAGAGTCACGGtaaataaggtttttttatttattaattactcattttGTGTAACCACTACATGGTACTATGATCTGGGGATTTTAGAAGCATCTGGGTGAATTAGACAGAAGTACATGGCACATGACATTcgagcaaaaataaaacaaacaagaggAATATATTTAGCTCTAGGCTTTCCAGTAACTGTTTGTTGGTCATAAGAACAAAACTGAATAACAGTGCAGATGAAGGACTTCCAACTACATATTTGTCAGTTTATGGGAGAGGGAGACAAAAAGATTGAGAATGACAGTAACAAAGAGAAGATAAGATCTGAGTGAGCAAAAAAAGACCGAGATAAATTGAAGGGatgtaaaaatagataaaaaatgtcaaaccaCTGGTGGCTAAAAATGGCAAGATACAGAGAGAAaaagcattttgtcattttattttttaaactagatataaagaaacaaagaaagaaagaaaagaactgAAATAGCTACCTTCTTAGAGGCTGTAATGACTGGTGTAGAGTCAGCTTTTTTGGATGTAGTGGGAAGCCTTGTGGATGCTTTTGGAGAAATGCAATCTTTTTTCTGAATCTCACGATGTGATTGTTTGGCCCCTCTGATTTCAGGGCTGGAGACTTCACCTCCACATGAACTATGACTATCTCCATGTGAAAGCCTCTGAGAGATTCTGATTGTGGGCCTGCATATGAAGTTCTCAAGGCTCTTTGGGGGCTTCTTTGTCCGTTTTGCTCCAAcgccaattttcatttttaaatttccaTCTGACTGGTCAGACTTTGTATCTGTGAATTCCCCCGGACTagtctgctgctgctgcttagCTTCAATGGTAATACTCTTTGAGGAAGCTTCTAGTTCACCCCCTTTGGTTTTTCTCATCCTCTTCCTGTCTTCTGTCCTCTCACTTTGTTCTTCTTTCTCCACTCTAGGTGTTGTCTTTTGCCTTTTCTTATCCATTTGAACTTTCAGAGTAGTAGACGTGAATGGGTGAAGTACTTTGACAGTCAAAGTTTTGTCAATAATTAATGTTCAGCTTATGAGACACGATAATGTCACGTTTTTCAGTCTTATTTAACACTCTTCTTACATCTCACTTGACTTGAGAGAGCAATACGGTATTGGTACCATGAAAAGGGctataataaaaggaaaaacaagaaaaaaaaaacattag
The sequence above is drawn from the Labeo rohita strain BAU-BD-2019 chromosome 16, IGBB_LRoh.1.0, whole genome shotgun sequence genome and encodes:
- the LOC127177994 gene encoding histone-lysine N-methyltransferase ASH1L isoform X6, whose product is MDKKRQKTTPRVEKEEQSERTEDRKRMRKTKGGELEASSKSITIEAKQQQQTSPGEFTDTKSDQSDGNLKMKIGVGAKRTKKPPKSLENFICRPTIRISQRLSHGDSHSSCGGEVSSPEIRGAKQSHREIQKKDCISPKASTRLPTTSKKADSTPVITASKKAPSKHMRKTDSKSLLTSDGPSYAVQPHTDSKVPLSDRITSSTLLKQTYSPPAAPSPPSSLQQSSSQQDSTQVLNAQKDKADDHPTGEAMTSSLSSHGSNDMTLNAQTSQQSSSSVENDNETTSFPISSGDSLVKQTPCPPKKSRIRESNVDNVLNTTEKEDGDSACSKNMSNTITNSRSKENGLLHQQSPSIKTPLLLTASDKSAESATPENSTCTPESLENRGRNKKYNESDAIDGTRKMTMEPAQAVAVQPKDGSRVGHITDKNKKRARHSSNQDKDVPCSSQTPGSADSQFNSSVPSDEPPLHPKQNILSQKKQRSVQMTKMENQGEKMDLAKTANVSSAACKKIPQKSNLKKIPSIKSSKALSSQQGKSRQVGQPPKSKQLQNAPPSSETFSFESPPKKRGRPKVTRLEGTLQESKSQKSSTKFPIIEHANVPDPENLPKPTPKTLGHSKCSSSAQKKRSKSLNSASGKKGAEGKLKPSLSKARDAQISRKRNRLIMKTIITNINKMRVKKKDKVLTQFLSGQSQSYKSGFTQKDNEGDANSSASDGAHSLSSLVNSFGGKLGPQINISKRGTIYIGKRRGRKPKTQKETPGQDSEQVVGQKSQQVLTESSNQLNSWSTSGEHSHSFDSQSPLCGSTYSFKHLESPSPTPSSFRRKLHLGNREYDQHSAPKVTSSQKVKPVHEEKSKTPSSSQSTPCPSATSQLGSVRIQDRRSTHLGRSVLMEQESLKYKCHRKGHNCFSHDKIRRHKHKCKKKYLQLRAKRQDPAFLAEIEELVVRLSAIRIVHHISLRGCGDEAKSGRKSGKGKAHPHVLQCLPQNLHHPAMFQINFSGYYSPQSDFSRDSLHYVGMADFKRNNGCPSQPGEHIVTHCPVVHKLGFPLSGGGCYHPPYKMPLSTTSFGFGLYRGYPPSATIYPSSPFLPSYVHPYSKNPILTPSKFHKRKHKFLRRDSVLCGGKPQGTYANVTSHSPSDWFSRNSWQREDNREQARDKRFVDDRVREREGVEGMLGQGKIRKDHFRRGPPSNSPCSSSTPSKQAEKHKSSPLSYIGPAHLRPVSKVRWAEHHQPWRWRESSQVEPGNRVLNPEAGSGYQDDDDEGDEDLPSPPLAERAIHHHTFLRNPNLASSAYSRMTAQRSMGEVQPASRNIMRPGSSLMKDCSAGGIRTSESFQPGGSLFSEHFSASPSLNEGQERERREKRPNISRTHFQTNDIRPFSSCTATKISLSNLNNSKNTAQSKRKLKHVKKPLKKKNPRGQEVTGSEVKRRGRGRPRKNPAPCFSPPLPATPLHFEATECPAKRKKGERDDYTVLSAIESMAQHEKRKRRKKRDEMRSDDRQLDEGKDATLSQEPSQSHIDTSSPSKDPSVSVNSQAEKSPDMAAEKIYEWAGLYSNVYKSENPTSLSSPVHTDCLDYDPEEHEHGLLPAPIHVAP
- the LOC127177994 gene encoding histone-lysine N-methyltransferase ASH1L isoform X1, whose product is MDKKRQKTTPRVEKEEQSERTEDRKRMRKTKGGELEASSKSITIEAKQQQQTSPGEFTDTKSDQSDGNLKMKIGVGAKRTKKPPKSLENFICRPTIRISQRLSHGDSHSSCGGEVSSPEIRGAKQSHREIQKKDCISPKASTRLPTTSKKADSTPVITASKKAPSKHMRKTDSKSLLTSDGPSYAVQPHTDSKVPLSDRITSSTLLKQTYSPPAAPSPPSSLQQSSSQQDSTQVLNAQKDKADDHPTGEAMTSSLSSHGSNDMTLNAQTSQQSSSSVENDNETTSFPISSGDSLVKQTPCPPKKSRIRESNVDNVLNTTEKEDGDSACSKNMSNTITNSRSKENGLLHQQSPSIKTPLLLTASDKSAESATPENSTCTPESLENRGRNKKYNESDAIDGTRKMTMEPAQAVAVQPKDGSRVGHITDKNKKRARHSSNQDKDVPCSSQTPGSADSQFNSSVPSDEPPLHPKQNILSQKKQRSVQMTKMENQGEKMDLAKTANVSSAACKKIPQKSNLKKIPSIKSSKALSSQQGKSRQVGQPPKSKQLQNAPPSSETFSFESPPKKRGRPKVTRLEGTLQESKSQKSSTKFPIIEHANVPDPENLPKPTPKTLGHSKCSSSAQKKRSKSLNSASGKKGAEGKLKPSLSKARDAQISRKRNRLIMKTIITNINKMRVKKKDKVLTQFLSGQSQSYKSGFTQKDNEGDANSSASDGAHSLSSLVNSFGGKLGPQINISKRGTIYIGKRRGRKPKTQKETPGQDSEQVVGQKSQQVLTESSNQLNSWSTSGEHSHSFDSQSPLCGSTYSFKHLESPSPTPSSFRRKLHLGNREYDQHSAPKVTSSQKVKPVHEEKSKTPSSSQSTPCPSATSQLGSVRIQDRRSTHLGRSVLMEQESLKYKCHRKGHNCFSHDKIRRHKHKCKKKYLQLRAKRQDPAFLAEIEELVVRLSAIRIVHHISLRGCGDEAKSGRKSGKGKAHPHVLQCLPQNLHHPAMFQINFSGYYSPQSDFSRDSLHYVGMADFKRNNGCPSQPGEHIVTHCPVVHKLGFPLSGGGCYHPPYKMPLSTTSFGFGLYRGYPPSATIYPSSPFLPSYVHPYSKNPILTPSKFHKRKHKFLRRDSVLCGGKPQGTYANVTSHSPSDWFSRNSWQREDNREQARDKRFVDDRVREREGVEGMLGQGKIRKDHFRRGPPSNSPCSSSTPSKQAEKHKSSPLSYIGPAHLRPVSKVRWAEHHQPWRWRESSQVEPGNRVLNPEAGSGYQDDDDEGDEDLPSPPLAERAIHHHTFLRNPNLASSAYSRMTAQRSMGEVQPASRNIMRPGSSLMKDCSAGGIRTSESFQPGGSLFSEHFSASPSLNEGQERERREKRPNISRTHFQTNDIRPFSSCTATKISLSNLNNSKNTAQSKRKLKHVKKPLKKKNPRGQEVTGSEVKRRGRGRPRKNPAPCFSPPLPATPLHFEATECPAKRKKGERDDYTVLSAIESMAQHEKRKRRKKRDEMRSDDRQLDEGKDATLSQEPSQSHIDTSSPSKDPSVSVNSQAEKSPDMAAEKIYEWAGLYSNVYKSENPTSLSSPVHTDCLDYDPEEHEHGLLPAPIHVGKYLRLKRIDFQLPYDIYRLCAQEKRPKKSRKNPRKTAPSNGSVDVMSRTQTEDSSCKHQKLSVNHDCVSDSLNGNVSPRPNTEETGKEISETDIENNLPNQPDPPKQQEKGSDAENIPSPLLMMPLSCEERSFVLEHGIFLVRNYEKMRDRQALLLREEVTEREEENKDDRGSSQKGDQKGDLEDTSTKSGPAVCIAVKYQCLTHSSPQSENREGDDEGRSVQSKNLTQTLQGIYDVIVSHKGSSGQTLAAPLLNLCSRKRSGSAPVDLSTLQKQLLAGHYESLDSFHSDMLKVFHCAEKYYGCESSVGRNVRQLREVYNSAHQEALTHIGSFL